The following are encoded in a window of Clostridium thermarum genomic DNA:
- a CDS encoding phage portal protein yields the protein MDLDKMGSAPSGIALKFLYSGLDLKCNKLEIEFKNSWEQLLYFVNIYLAETGQGNYSNEEVEIVFNRDIAINETETISNCTNSKDVISDETIIANHPWVKDPEQELERLVKQKEETLKKHQEAFGMNIEQQASGGDDEVDEE from the coding sequence ATGGATCTTGATAAGATGGGATCAGCTCCATCCGGAATTGCTCTAAAGTTCCTTTACTCCGGATTAGATTTAAAGTGTAATAAGCTGGAGATTGAGTTTAAAAATTCATGGGAACAGTTACTATACTTTGTAAATATCTATCTAGCTGAAACAGGTCAAGGCAATTACAGCAATGAAGAAGTTGAGATAGTATTCAATAGAGACATTGCCATTAATGAAACTGAGACCATTAGCAATTGCACAAACTCAAAAGATGTTATCAGTGATGAAACAATAATTGCTAATCATCCCTGGGTTAAGGATCCAGAGCAAGAGCTTGAGAGATTAGTTAAGCAGAAGGAAGAAACCCTGAAAAAGCATCAGGAAGCTTTTGGAATGAATATAGAGCAGCAGGCCTCCGGCGGAGATGATGAAGTAGATGAGGAATAA
- a CDS encoding minor capsid protein, whose amino-acid sequence MRNKYWGERARQRMDDYHKDSDRVIGKILESYQAAIEEINAAMQKILNTYSKDAKLSMEEAKKYLTIGEKKEFIDNLKTTIAYVPDEELKREMLRQINAPAYRARLTKLQAIKEKLNVECKKLADIQVRNIEKGLMNTAKTAYYRTMFDMQQMTGYGFSFAEISVKQVEEILKNKWSRKHFSKRIWGNTEKLSSELEHVLTKGFMNGASVQRMTKDIADKMQVGEFAAARLIRTETTYVANSAELEAYKEAGVEKFQFLATLDLRTSDICREHDGKIYDLKEA is encoded by the coding sequence ATGAGGAATAAGTACTGGGGAGAACGTGCACGTCAGCGTATGGACGATTATCACAAGGATTCTGATAGGGTAATAGGAAAGATACTGGAGTCATATCAAGCCGCTATAGAAGAAATTAATGCGGCAATGCAGAAAATATTAAATACATACTCAAAAGATGCTAAATTGAGTATGGAAGAAGCAAAAAAGTATCTCACTATTGGGGAAAAGAAAGAATTTATCGACAATCTTAAAACAACAATAGCCTATGTTCCGGATGAAGAGCTAAAAAGAGAAATGTTAAGACAGATAAATGCACCGGCTTATCGTGCCAGACTTACTAAGCTGCAGGCTATTAAGGAGAAGCTTAATGTTGAATGTAAAAAGCTAGCTGATATTCAGGTGAGAAACATAGAAAAGGGACTAATGAATACAGCTAAAACTGCATATTACAGGACAATGTTTGATATGCAGCAGATGACAGGGTATGGATTCAGTTTTGCGGAGATATCGGTGAAACAAGTTGAGGAGATATTGAAAAATAAGTGGAGTCGTAAGCATTTCAGTAAGAGAATATGGGGAAATACAGAGAAGCTTTCTTCTGAACTAGAACATGTACTAACTAAGGGCTTCATGAATGGTGCCAGTGTTCAGCGTATGACCAAGGATATTGCTGACAAAATGCAGGTAGGAGAGTTTGCTGCTGCAAGACTTATCAGAACTGAGACAACATATGTAGCCAACTCAGCAGAACTTGAAGCTTATAAAGAAGCGGGCGTTGAGAAATTTCAATTTCTGGCTACGTTAGATTTAAGGACATCAGATATATGCCGAGAACATGATGGGAAAATATATGACCTTAAAGAAGCATAA
- a CDS encoding DUF6173 family protein, giving the protein MLDFLDAVSIKDSIVNSIKMFESKLSDDLEVAIIINSLTIRPTAIAANTEKPLIYFSGTYSGATIQIIQHINQINFALIAVAKENPNQTAKRIGFTLG; this is encoded by the coding sequence ATGTTAGACTTTTTGGATGCAGTTTCTATAAAAGATTCAATTGTAAATTCAATAAAAATGTTTGAATCTAAACTAAGCGACGACTTAGAAGTTGCTATAATTATTAACTCACTTACCATAAGGCCTACTGCAATAGCTGCCAACACTGAGAAACCATTAATTTATTTTAGTGGTACATACTCAGGAGCTACTATTCAAATAATTCAGCATATTAATCAAATAAACTTTGCATTAATAGCTGTTGCAAAGGAAAATCCCAATCAAACTGCTAAAAGAATTGGTTTTACTCTTGGTTAG
- the fsa gene encoding fructose-6-phosphate aldolase → MKFFLDTANVDHIREANRMGVICGVTTNPSLIAKEGRDFNEVIKEITEIVDGPISGEVVSEDAEGMIKEGREIAAIHKNMIVKIPMTAEGLAATKVLASEGIKTNVTLVFTATQALLAANAGATYVSPFLGRLDDISMDGMQLVRDIAEIFNIHGIDTQIIAASVRHPIHVIQAAQAGADIATVPYSVIMQMLKHPLTDQGLEKFKADWNKAFGK, encoded by the coding sequence ATGAAGTTTTTTCTCGACACTGCAAATGTAGACCATATTAGAGAGGCAAACAGAATGGGGGTTATTTGTGGAGTTACAACTAATCCATCACTAATTGCAAAGGAAGGCAGAGACTTTAACGAAGTTATAAAGGAAATAACCGAGATAGTTGATGGACCAATAAGCGGCGAAGTTGTCAGTGAAGATGCAGAGGGTATGATAAAAGAAGGTAGAGAAATTGCTGCAATTCATAAAAATATGATAGTTAAGATCCCAATGACTGCAGAAGGACTAGCTGCAACAAAGGTTTTAGCCAGCGAAGGTATCAAAACAAATGTAACATTAGTTTTTACAGCAACACAAGCTTTACTGGCTGCAAATGCAGGAGCGACTTATGTAAGCCCATTTTTAGGAAGATTGGATGACATATCAATGGATGGAATGCAGTTAGTAAGAGACATTGCTGAAATCTTCAATATTCACGGCATAGATACTCAGATAATAGCAGCCAGCGTAAGACATCCTATACATGTTATACAGGCAGCTCAGGCAGGTGCAGATATAGCTACAGTTCCTTATTCTGTAATTATGCAGATGTTAAAGCACCCATTAACAGACCAGGGCTTAGAAAAATTCAAAGCTGACTGGAATAAAGCTTTTGGAAAGTAG
- the tkt gene encoding transketolase — translation MSRELDKLCINAIRVLSADAIEKSKSGHPGLPLGAASMAFTLWTKMNHNGKNPNWDNRDRFILSAGHGSMLEYSLLHLFGYGITIDDIKNFRQLGSLTPGHPEYGHTKGVEITTGPLGQGICNAVGMAIAEAHLAEKFNKPNFNVVDHYTYAIVGDGCLMEGISGEASSLAGTLGLGKLIVLYDSNNISIEGNTDIAFREDVAKRYEAYGWQVLKVDDGNDLEAIDKAIEAAKAEKSKPSIIIVKNLIGYGCPAKQGKASAHGEPLGTENVLAMKENIGWKTEPAFFVPDEVYSNMNNYIEKGIEKEVAWNELFKAYSEAYPELAKEYNEWMNGEVDKEALLNNEEFWSFDKEMATRDSSGVIINRLAKLIPNFIGGSADLAPSNKTYMNGKGDFSAEDRSGQNLHFGVREHAMAAIANGMCAHGGLKVFCATFFVFSDYMKGAMRLSSLMNLPVAYVLTHDSIGVGEDGPTHQPIEQLAALRSMPNMTVYRPADSKETAAAWYYAVTNGTTPTSLVLTRQKLPLYEGCAKRALKGGYILKDSKKETPDVLLMASGSEVELIYKAAEELEAKGIDARVISIPSFEVFEAQDEAYKESVLPRNIRARVAVEALSSFGWHKYIGIDGEIISLDTFGASGKAEVLFEKFGFTVENVVEKAIAVVNKGIKVIYNQ, via the coding sequence ATGAGTAGAGAATTAGATAAATTGTGTATAAATGCCATAAGAGTTCTTTCAGCTGATGCCATCGAAAAGTCAAAATCCGGGCATCCGGGCTTACCTTTAGGGGCAGCTAGCATGGCTTTTACACTATGGACAAAGATGAATCACAATGGAAAAAATCCGAACTGGGACAACAGAGACAGATTTATACTATCAGCAGGACATGGTTCCATGCTTGAATATTCCTTATTACACTTATTTGGATATGGTATAACTATAGATGACATTAAAAACTTTAGACAACTTGGAAGCTTAACTCCAGGACATCCTGAATACGGTCACACAAAGGGTGTAGAAATCACTACAGGTCCACTTGGACAAGGTATTTGTAATGCTGTAGGTATGGCCATTGCAGAAGCTCACCTTGCAGAAAAGTTTAATAAGCCTAACTTTAACGTAGTTGATCATTACACCTATGCCATAGTAGGTGATGGTTGTCTTATGGAAGGAATTTCAGGAGAGGCCTCATCCTTAGCTGGTACTTTAGGACTAGGAAAACTTATTGTATTATACGATTCAAATAACATATCAATTGAGGGAAATACAGACATTGCCTTTAGAGAAGATGTTGCCAAGAGATATGAAGCCTATGGCTGGCAGGTATTAAAGGTTGATGATGGTAATGACTTAGAAGCAATTGACAAGGCTATTGAAGCAGCAAAAGCAGAGAAATCAAAACCATCTATTATAATAGTTAAGAATCTAATAGGCTATGGTTGTCCTGCAAAGCAAGGAAAGGCATCAGCCCATGGTGAACCACTGGGAACAGAAAACGTTCTTGCAATGAAGGAAAATATAGGCTGGAAGACAGAGCCTGCCTTCTTTGTACCTGATGAAGTATATTCAAATATGAATAACTACATAGAAAAGGGTATTGAAAAAGAAGTTGCTTGGAATGAATTGTTTAAAGCATATTCTGAAGCATATCCTGAATTAGCTAAAGAGTATAATGAATGGATGAATGGTGAAGTAGATAAAGAAGCCTTACTAAACAATGAAGAGTTTTGGAGCTTTGATAAAGAAATGGCCACAAGAGATTCTTCAGGAGTTATTATAAATAGATTGGCAAAATTAATTCCTAACTTCATTGGAGGTTCAGCTGACTTAGCACCTTCAAATAAAACCTATATGAACGGCAAGGGTGATTTCTCAGCAGAGGATAGAAGTGGACAAAACCTTCATTTCGGTGTTAGAGAACATGCTATGGCAGCAATTGCTAATGGAATGTGTGCTCACGGAGGACTAAAGGTATTCTGTGCAACCTTCTTCGTATTCAGTGATTATATGAAGGGAGCTATGAGATTATCTTCACTTATGAACCTTCCTGTTGCATATGTATTGACCCATGACAGTATTGGAGTAGGGGAAGATGGACCAACTCATCAGCCTATAGAGCAGTTAGCAGCCCTAAGAAGTATGCCAAACATGACTGTTTACAGACCGGCAGATTCAAAGGAAACAGCTGCAGCTTGGTATTATGCTGTAACAAATGGAACAACACCAACTTCCTTGGTATTAACAAGACAAAAGCTTCCGCTGTATGAGGGTTGTGCAAAGAGAGCCTTAAAGGGCGGATATATTCTTAAGGACTCTAAGAAAGAAACTCCGGATGTGTTATTAATGGCATCAGGTTCAGAGGTAGAACTGATATATAAGGCAGCTGAAGAGCTGGAAGCAAAGGGTATAGATGCCAGAGTTATAAGTATTCCAAGCTTTGAAGTGTTCGAAGCTCAAGATGAAGCTTACAAGGAATCTGTACTCCCTAGAAATATCAGAGCAAGAGTTGCAGTAGAAGCCTTATCTTCCTTCGGATGGCACAAGTATATAGGTATTGATGGAGAAATAATTTCCTTAGATACTTTTGGAGCTTCAGGAAAGGCAGAAGTGTTATTTGAAAAATTTGGATTTACTGTTGAAAACGTTGTTGAAAAGGCAATAGCTGTAGTAAACAAAGGAATAAAGGTTATATATAATCAGTAA
- a CDS encoding DUF4867 family protein — MVIKNVTDREFRKYGQVLKNYDFAEILEKMKSTPLPEGVTYEPSIKELEDLEIAKELRDREFGELPIQIGYCNGNNYMLNAVEYHRSSEINIAVTDLILLLGSQQDIEADYTYNTANIEAFFVPAGTAIEVYATTLHYAPCNANEGGFKCVVVLPKDTNKPLDNKAEKVNEDALLFAKNKWLIGHKNTDLGAQGAFIGLVGENISLKK; from the coding sequence ATGGTTATTAAAAATGTCACTGACAGAGAATTCAGAAAGTATGGACAAGTATTAAAAAATTATGATTTTGCAGAAATCCTTGAAAAGATGAAGAGCACACCACTTCCGGAAGGAGTAACTTACGAACCATCCATAAAGGAGCTGGAGGATTTGGAAATTGCCAAAGAACTAAGAGACAGAGAGTTTGGGGAATTACCTATTCAAATAGGGTACTGCAATGGTAATAACTATATGTTAAATGCCGTTGAATATCATAGATCCTCAGAAATAAACATTGCTGTCACTGATCTTATACTTCTTTTAGGCAGCCAACAGGATATTGAAGCTGATTATACCTATAATACTGCAAATATAGAAGCGTTTTTTGTACCTGCAGGTACTGCTATCGAAGTTTATGCAACTACTCTTCACTATGCACCCTGCAATGCTAATGAAGGTGGTTTCAAGTGCGTGGTGGTATTGCCAAAGGATACTAATAAGCCATTAGATAATAAAGCTGAAAAGGTTAATGAAGATGCATTATTGTTTGCAAAAAACAAGTGGTTAATTGGCCATAAAAATACTGACTTAGGTGCTCAGGGAGCATTTATTGGATTAGTTGGAGAAAACATTTCATTAAAAAAATAA
- a CDS encoding L-fucose/L-arabinose isomerase family protein, protein MNNTPKVKLGIVAVSRDCFPMELSESRRKAVVGAYKGEIYECPTVVENEKDMRKALADVKAAGVNALVVYLGNFGPETPETLLAKEFDGPVMFVAASEEAGDNLVGGRGDAYCGMLNASYNLALRNIKAYIPEYPVGTAAEVAEMIAEFIPVASALIGLKNLKIISFGPRPQDFLACNAPIKQLYNLGVEIEENSELDLYAAFNAHANDPRIPEVIASMEKELGEGNKMAGILPKLAQYELTLLDWMEEHKGSREFVVFANKCWPSFQTQFGFVPCYVNSRLAAMGIPVSCEVDIYGALSEYIGTCISQDVVTLLDINNTVPADMYESEIKGKFDYTLKDTFMAFHCGNTAICKLTKGTMKNQMIMARALEPNQEPNITRGTLEGDIIPGEITFFRLQSNADAELTAYVAEGEVLPVATRSFGSIGVFAIPEMGRFYRHVLIEGRFPHHGAVAFGHFGKAIYNLFRYLGIKEIGFNQPKGMLYKTENPFK, encoded by the coding sequence ATGAATAATACACCAAAAGTTAAACTAGGAATTGTTGCGGTAAGCAGAGACTGTTTTCCGATGGAGTTATCTGAAAGCAGAAGAAAAGCTGTAGTAGGAGCATACAAGGGAGAAATTTATGAATGTCCAACTGTGGTTGAAAACGAAAAGGATATGAGAAAGGCTTTGGCAGATGTTAAGGCTGCAGGAGTTAATGCATTAGTTGTTTACTTAGGAAATTTTGGACCGGAAACACCAGAAACATTACTTGCTAAAGAATTTGATGGACCAGTTATGTTTGTGGCTGCATCAGAAGAAGCAGGGGACAACTTAGTAGGCGGACGTGGAGATGCATACTGTGGTATGCTAAATGCCAGCTACAACCTAGCACTTCGTAATATAAAGGCATATATTCCAGAATATCCAGTTGGAACTGCTGCAGAAGTTGCAGAAATGATAGCTGAATTTATTCCGGTTGCAAGTGCGTTAATCGGATTAAAGAACCTAAAGATCATATCTTTTGGTCCAAGACCACAAGATTTCTTAGCATGTAATGCACCAATTAAGCAATTATATAACTTAGGCGTTGAAATTGAAGAGAATTCTGAGCTTGATTTGTATGCAGCCTTCAATGCACATGCAAATGATCCAAGAATTCCTGAAGTGATAGCTAGCATGGAAAAGGAATTAGGAGAAGGCAACAAAATGGCCGGTATTCTACCAAAACTTGCCCAATATGAATTAACATTATTAGACTGGATGGAAGAACATAAGGGTTCAAGAGAATTTGTTGTCTTTGCTAACAAGTGCTGGCCATCTTTCCAAACACAGTTTGGATTTGTACCATGCTATGTAAACAGCCGTTTAGCTGCTATGGGAATACCAGTATCCTGCGAAGTTGATATATACGGAGCCCTAAGTGAATACATAGGAACTTGCATAAGCCAGGATGTTGTAACTTTACTTGATATAAACAATACAGTACCAGCTGATATGTATGAATCAGAAATCAAAGGTAAGTTTGACTACACTCTTAAAGACACATTTATGGCCTTCCACTGTGGAAACACTGCAATCTGCAAGTTAACAAAGGGAACTATGAAGAACCAAATGATAATGGCAAGAGCTCTTGAGCCAAATCAAGAACCAAACATTACAAGAGGAACTTTAGAAGGAGACATTATCCCTGGAGAAATCACTTTCTTCCGTCTACAAAGCAACGCAGATGCTGAATTGACTGCTTATGTGGCTGAAGGTGAAGTTCTACCTGTAGCAACACGATCCTTCGGATCTATTGGTGTATTTGCAATTCCTGAAATGGGAAGATTCTACAGACACGTATTAATAGAAGGAAGATTCCCACACCATGGAGCAGTTGCTTTCGGACACTTTGGAAAGGCAATTTACAACCTATTCAGATACCTTGGCATTAAGGAAATAGGTTTTAATCAACCAAAGGGAATGCTTTATAAGACAGAAAATCCGTTTAAATAA
- a CDS encoding sialate O-acetylesterase, which produces MLKTAMIFGDNMVLQRQKPIKIWGSGNAGKRITGTLKGKETVVSNTTVGADGNWMIIFSSMEVERGLELEISDGIDTLEFHDINIGEVWLAGGQSNMEYWLEFDEDKNEVLNGTMNQDIRFFDFPDVSYEGQLEEHDYSSFGTWKKCTREDLPYFSAVGYYFAKDLHENLDVPIGIVGCNWSGTSASAWMDTEYLKDNEGSAWLEAYEEAVKGLDLEAYKEEFRRNPANNHSVPLKDMDDMARKFWYPGFSLEEQREMLRKDTEQEVNVTMPVMGPYSEKRPGGLYETMLKKVAPYTIRGVIWYQGESDAVRPQLYFTVFGKLIECWRNLWEDELPFIFVQLAPFGEWLGSTGENYPVVRRQQELVSKTIPGTWMVSSSDAGMEWDIHPKRKKPIGMRLALCARGHVYGQDILCDPPEFSTAERFTGGVRINFKNGDGLYVKGDKVNALIITDGEGKELTPDKVTIEADGLLILGNLPENLTISFASTPYYEVNIYNKAHNPAKPFVVTL; this is translated from the coding sequence ATGTTAAAGACAGCCATGATTTTTGGAGATAATATGGTATTGCAGCGCCAAAAGCCTATAAAGATATGGGGTAGCGGCAATGCAGGTAAAAGAATAACGGGCACCCTAAAGGGAAAAGAAACAGTGGTAAGCAACACGACAGTTGGAGCTGATGGTAACTGGATGATTATATTCTCATCAATGGAGGTGGAAAGGGGACTGGAGCTAGAAATTTCTGATGGTATAGATACTTTAGAGTTCCATGATATCAACATTGGAGAAGTGTGGCTTGCCGGGGGTCAATCTAACATGGAATATTGGCTTGAATTCGATGAAGATAAAAACGAAGTCCTTAATGGTACGATGAATCAGGATATACGTTTTTTTGATTTTCCTGATGTTTCTTATGAGGGACAGCTTGAGGAACATGATTACTCAAGCTTTGGAACATGGAAAAAATGTACAAGGGAAGACCTGCCATACTTTTCCGCAGTTGGTTATTATTTTGCGAAGGATCTCCATGAAAATCTTGATGTTCCAATTGGAATAGTTGGCTGCAATTGGAGTGGTACCTCAGCCAGTGCATGGATGGATACAGAATATCTCAAAGACAATGAAGGAAGTGCATGGCTGGAGGCATACGAAGAGGCAGTAAAGGGCCTTGATTTGGAAGCTTATAAAGAAGAATTCCGCAGAAATCCTGCAAATAATCATTCAGTTCCACTAAAAGACATGGATGATATGGCTAGAAAGTTTTGGTACCCAGGCTTTAGTTTAGAGGAACAGCGAGAAATGCTTAGGAAGGACACTGAACAAGAGGTAAATGTCACTATGCCGGTGATGGGGCCATATTCTGAAAAACGGCCAGGGGGCTTATATGAAACCATGCTGAAAAAGGTGGCGCCCTATACTATACGAGGTGTCATCTGGTATCAAGGAGAAAGTGATGCTGTAAGACCGCAACTCTATTTCACAGTTTTTGGAAAATTGATTGAGTGCTGGCGTAATCTATGGGAGGACGAACTACCTTTCATCTTTGTACAACTTGCACCTTTTGGTGAATGGCTGGGGAGTACCGGTGAAAATTATCCGGTGGTTCGCAGACAGCAGGAGCTTGTATCGAAAACAATACCGGGCACATGGATGGTAAGTTCTTCAGATGCCGGTATGGAATGGGATATACATCCGAAGAGAAAGAAACCAATAGGAATGCGTTTGGCACTGTGTGCAAGAGGACATGTATACGGACAGGACATATTGTGTGATCCGCCTGAATTTTCTACTGCTGAGAGATTTACCGGAGGAGTACGTATTAACTTTAAGAACGGTGATGGGCTATATGTAAAGGGGGATAAGGTGAATGCTTTGATTATTACAGATGGGGAAGGGAAAGAGCTGACCCCGGATAAAGTAACCATTGAAGCTGATGGATTGTTGATTTTAGGAAATTTACCCGAAAACTTAACAATTTCTTTTGCAAGTACACCATACTATGAAGTGAACATATATAATAAAGCTCATAACCCAGCAAAGCCTTTTGTGGTAACATTATAA
- a CDS encoding FMN-dependent NADH-azoreductase yields MKKVLYIKANIKPEGQSRTFKLSDTFIEEYKKLNPQDVVTVLDLYKENIDFLRAEDLGAIFGPKTEDSKNHPILKYAYQFAEADKIVLAAPMWNLGMPAIVKAYFDYVSVTGITFGYTANGPAGLAKAEKAIVISGRGGNYSTPPMDALEMGERYAKTIFNFFGIKDVESLTAEMLDVKEIDTEKMLNDAIEKAKIAAKNF; encoded by the coding sequence ATGAAAAAAGTACTATATATAAAAGCAAACATTAAACCAGAAGGTCAATCAAGAACTTTTAAACTTTCAGATACATTCATTGAAGAATACAAAAAATTAAATCCACAGGATGTAGTTACTGTATTAGATTTATATAAAGAAAATATAGATTTCTTAAGAGCTGAAGATTTAGGAGCTATATTTGGACCTAAAACTGAAGATAGTAAAAATCATCCAATATTAAAGTATGCATATCAATTTGCAGAAGCTGATAAGATTGTTTTAGCAGCACCAATGTGGAACTTAGGAATGCCAGCTATAGTTAAAGCTTACTTTGACTATGTTTCAGTAACCGGAATTACCTTTGGATATACTGCCAATGGCCCAGCTGGACTTGCTAAAGCTGAAAAAGCTATAGTTATTTCAGGAAGAGGCGGAAACTATTCAACTCCTCCAATGGATGCTTTAGAAATGGGAGAAAGATACGCGAAGACTATATTCAACTTCTTTGGAATTAAGGATGTTGAAAGTTTAACAGCTGAAATGTTAGATGTGAAAGAAATAGATACTGAGAAAATGCTAAATGACGCAATTGAAAAAGCAAAAATAGCTGCTAAAAACTTTTAG
- a CDS encoding putative ABC transporter permease: MNRYILAFFLFSFLGWLWESIYCTMRKHKWANRGFLYGPICPIYGFGSLFGFFIYDLCKAEHLPTMEWWMIFILGFIVSMVLEYPTSWILEKRFNARWWDYSNVPLNINGRTSVPTSLAFGTASILVMKVLIPLADRGLITLSETLSNILALLLVSIISMDATLTISALTDFQRRVAAIDEGFQNHMTDIINQVYSNQNSLYNKVISRIAVFKLSERKNKIAKQLCEERFEELIKDYFESDVVKQMGQYIQHGTTTTLEHCENVAWISYLINEKLHLNADEKALIEAAMLHDLFLYDWHDGDPSRKTHGFDHPDIACNNAVKHFDISEKKQEAIRSHMWPLTITKIPKSREALIICFADKYCAIIETIRLNKKFGLRH, translated from the coding sequence TTGAATAGATATATTCTCGCTTTCTTCCTTTTTAGCTTTCTCGGCTGGCTCTGGGAAAGCATTTATTGTACTATGCGTAAACATAAGTGGGCTAACCGTGGCTTTCTTTATGGTCCTATATGTCCCATTTATGGATTTGGATCACTGTTTGGCTTTTTCATATATGACTTGTGCAAAGCGGAGCATCTTCCGACTATGGAGTGGTGGATGATATTTATACTTGGTTTTATTGTAAGCATGGTTTTAGAATATCCTACATCTTGGATTCTTGAAAAACGATTCAATGCACGGTGGTGGGATTATAGTAATGTTCCGCTGAATATCAATGGTAGGACAAGCGTTCCTACGTCCCTTGCATTTGGTACTGCCTCAATATTGGTGATGAAGGTTCTGATACCTTTGGCTGATAGAGGACTAATCACCTTATCTGAAACTTTATCAAATATTTTGGCCCTTTTGCTTGTTTCAATTATTTCTATGGATGCCACATTGACAATATCTGCACTGACAGATTTTCAGAGACGAGTCGCTGCCATAGATGAAGGATTTCAAAATCACATGACAGATATAATAAATCAGGTTTACAGCAATCAGAATTCACTTTACAATAAAGTAATAAGTCGAATTGCGGTTTTTAAACTTTCAGAGCGAAAAAATAAGATTGCAAAACAACTTTGTGAAGAACGCTTTGAAGAGCTCATTAAAGATTACTTCGAATCCGATGTAGTAAAACAGATGGGCCAGTATATTCAGCATGGTACAACTACCACGTTGGAGCATTGCGAAAATGTAGCATGGATTAGTTATCTCATTAATGAAAAATTACATCTTAATGCGGACGAAAAAGCACTAATAGAAGCAGCAATGCTTCATGATTTATTTCTCTATGACTGGCACGATGGTGATCCTTCACGTAAAACTCATGGTTTTGATCATCCAGACATTGCATGCAATAACGCAGTAAAACATTTTGACATTTCTGAAAAAAAACAAGAGGCTATACGAAGTCATATGTGGCCGCTGACTATTACAAAAATACCTAAAAGTAGAGAAGCTTTGATCATATGTTTCGCAGACAAATATTGCGCTATTATTGAGACAATTCGCTTGAATAAAAAATTTGGACTAAGACATTAA
- a CDS encoding transposase — translation MYAKELKEEILREVQEVGNVSLLLGRHGISKSTIFTWIRESEKRNEIKVKPWIKALVEGEKELENELTEVTKQNELLKKLLGQV, via the coding sequence ATGTATGCTAAAGAATTAAAGGAAGAGATCTTAAGGGAAGTGCAAGAGGTAGGAAATGTTTCATTACTATTAGGAAGACATGGAATATCAAAATCAACAATATTTACTTGGATAAGAGAATCTGAGAAAAGGAATGAAATTAAGGTTAAGCCATGGATAAAGGCTTTAGTTGAGGGAGAAAAAGAATTAGAAAATGAATTAACAGAAGTAACAAAGCAGAATGAGCTGCTTAAGAAGCTTCTAGGCCAGGTATAG